The Apium graveolens cultivar Ventura chromosome 3, ASM990537v1, whole genome shotgun sequence sequence atcttgacttcaactttccaggaaaaagacggagacgagagttgaacaaaagaatttgttaccccggcacaaatgattcaCTACGCCTAAGTGGGCTACtgtaatgcaagtgttacaagGAGAGTTATATTAGCTAAGAGATTTTTGGCCTATTATAACACCTCTCTTGTCGTGTTACAATAACTATAAAGCTAATGTTGCAGAGAATTTCCGGTGTTGCACAACATGTAACACCAACAACTAGTGTTATATTATAtacttttttaattttaaaaatattaaaatagaaatattatcataaatTAGTATTAAATTATATTCTGATTTACTAGTGATGATCAATGTAACATATAATATGATTTAAATCTAGATTTTTTTATACATAAATTCAAAgacttttttttattttcctatttaatcaataacaattaaataattaaaaaaactaaaataaaaaataataaaaaaatatgcaCAATTTACTAACTGAAAGTACTCTTTTTCTCGGCTTCACTTGTTCCCCGAAGGTACTCTTtttctctctctcccccccttctctctcttcatctctctctTGTACTGACTACAACAATGATTACaaacttttcttctttattctAGTTAGATTTCTCAATTTTAGTTTTTTGTTTGATTTGGAGTAATATTTATGGTTTTGCACTTCTTAGCATCTTCTTCTCTCTGGTTCGATTAGTAATTAATTTGTATTTGACTAATTAAGTTATTTGAGTTGGATGTTTGAGTAATTAGGGTACTAATTAGGTATTTTGACAGATTTGGTGTCTCGATTACCCGATTCAGCTGCGAAATTAGTTATACACCATTTTAAGTTGATTCTTGTTGAATTTTGATCTCTCTGTATTGATATtttatgtgattaattaattttattcataaatatGCATGGTGAAATGAAACGGATTGGATTTTATACTTGTTAGGCACTTGCAGAGGAGGCGAAAGCAAGATATCAGGATGCTATCTTTAAAATTTTTGATTTGGTGAGTTTAAATATACAAATATATAAAGTATATTTGTACTTTTTACTAATATTTACTGCTATTTAACTCCAGATGTAGATATTGATGAGCTTGAAAGTCTTAGGACTAGAAAAATAGAGCTAGAAGATGCAATTTCTGATCTTGAAATTAGTGTGAAACTGCTTCAGAGTGAGAAAATGTGAAATGAAGGTGAAGCAACTAAAGTTCAGAGGGAACGTGTAAGCCAAATGACCGAACATTGCACTATTATAGTTTAACTAACACATATGTTAAGTTTTGCTTAGCTATGAATGTCAATATATCCACCTCATTGTAAGCTAGACAATAAGACATCTATTTATTTTTTACTTTTATAGTTTCTGTAACTTGGTTAGTTTTGTTTTTTTGCTAAAATTCTTTTTTGGACAACAAAATCGAAAATGCATTGTCATACATACATGTATCTGTACTAATGCATATATGTGCCCCCACACTGGATTAAGTAGTTCTAAATTtgttcttatatatatataaccagTTTTAACACTGTATCAGATTTTCTCTAATGTTTAGTATGGTGGGATCACTTGCAACATTAATAATTTTTCTTATAGAGATATTACCTTTTCTTTCTCTAGATACTTATGTATGAGTTTCCATTAAGTCATCTAGTTAGTGCCTtcttttcttttaaaaaataatacTATCTACTGATTTTGAATTAGTGATGAGGATATTAGTGAAAAGCCTAATAATCTACTCTGGAAATATCTTTGATGCTTGTTCAGATTTGATTAAAGTTCGAATGAAAGGTTTCTTTACCAGGACTTTCTACACCATTCTAGCAAACATTAGCATCAACAATTTGGACAATCTTGATCTTGATGATCTTGAGGTAAGCATTATGCATTGAGTTGATTTCTCACTAACTTTCAGAATTATTAGTGCTGTCTAGTCCCAAGCGTATCCTACTTCAATTGCATAACAAGGATGTACTAATAAGACGTGGTTTCATTTGGTATCATGGATTCATCATAGGTTGTACATTGCAATGAACACTACACACATGCAGTCACATAGTTCTTCATTCTTATACCATTGAACATTAACAGTTTACTAAATTGTAATGTATATTGCTTCTTTCTCGGAACTTCATAAGATATGTAACACAGTTTCCCTTATTACCTTGTCCATGTCGTGAAATGAGTAGCCATTTTTTGTGCTTTAATTTCTTTTATTTTGTATTTACATTTATTTAGATCTGATTTCGAATAATCTTATAAAATTTCAGTTCTGATTGTCTGATAATTGTTCAGTTGTATCCTTCATGTATACTTGGCCTTCTATTAGAGAGCCCATTAATCATATTTGGGAGATACCGAGGAGATTTTCCTAGTACTATTC is a genomic window containing:
- the LOC141711028 gene encoding uncharacterized protein LOC141711028, which produces MRILVKSLIIYSGNIFDACSDLIKVRMKGFFTRTFYTILANISINNLDNLDLDDLELYPSCILGLLLESPLIIFGRYRGDFPSTIQLKGVLADMSNLSIELKIQEAKGIPPDKGVQEKGSHDQTKNQSSRLMC